From Candidatus Brocadiaceae bacterium, the proteins below share one genomic window:
- a CDS encoding cytochrome c, with amino-acid sequence MVKTKVFFAALFACILGTLTCFFGASAVNASNTDAKEIYLKHCKTCHGVDGEPTDLGTGLGARRFADQEWQEKTTDERIIEQINEGTPDMMMGFKEKLTPEEIKALVGVIRGFKK; translated from the coding sequence ATGGTAAAAACGAAGGTGTTTTTCGCGGCGTTGTTTGCATGTATCCTGGGGACTCTTACCTGTTTTTTCGGCGCTTCTGCGGTAAACGCGTCCAACACAGATGCAAAGGAGATTTATTTGAAGCACTGTAAAACCTGTCATGGTGTAGACGGAGAGCCAACAGACCTTGGGACGGGGCTAGGCGCACGGAGATTCGCAGACCAGGAATGGCAGGAAAAGACAACGGACGAGCGTATCATTGAGCAAATAAACGAAGGCACACCGGACATGATGATGGGATTTAAAGAGAAACTCACCCCGGAAGAGATTAAGGCCCTTGTCGGCGTCATCAGAGGCTTCAAAAAGTAA
- a CDS encoding class II SORL domain-containing protein yields the protein MSESTLFCQVNTVATGPADKAKTHVPVIEVAGEAKAGQPVTVKIKVGEVSHGMENGHFIQFVDLYCGHIYISRVDFTAELSKPEVSLSIVLHHGGKRTLRAFSRCNLHGIWEGTKDIDVSS from the coding sequence ATGTCGGAATCAACATTGTTTTGTCAGGTAAATACCGTGGCAACAGGTCCTGCCGATAAAGCAAAGACGCATGTGCCTGTAATTGAAGTGGCTGGAGAAGCAAAAGCCGGGCAACCTGTTACCGTAAAAATAAAAGTAGGCGAGGTATCCCATGGAATGGAAAACGGACATTTCATACAGTTTGTGGATCTTTATTGTGGACATATTTACATTTCTCGTGTAGATTTTACCGCAGAACTTTCGAAGCCGGAAGTCTCTCTTTCCATAGTTTTGCACCACGGGGGAAAGCGGACTCTTCGGGCTTTCAGCCGTTGTAATTTGCATGGTATATGGGAAGGAACAAAAGACATTGATGTTTCCAGCTAA
- a CDS encoding methylenetetrahydrofolate reductase C-terminal domain-containing protein: MIVAGSKPFQEIEEMLSGFRKVCVMGCGSCVTICHTGGEKQVTELAAQLRLSAKLKGKQREVKEASILRQCEWEFIKDTGEDVQDCDAILSIACGIGVQYLAERYPKIRVFPGVNTTFMGGPTKQGVFWERCAGCGDCLIGTTGGLCPVSRCAKSLLNGPCGGSQNGKCEVSQETPCIWHKIYDQLDTQQLLATMEDIVPPKDWSAGAENHPRKMVLDHLVMKK; encoded by the coding sequence ATGATTGTTGCCGGATCAAAACCGTTTCAGGAAATAGAAGAGATGCTTTCCGGATTCAGGAAAGTATGTGTCATGGGCTGTGGATCTTGTGTCACCATCTGTCATACCGGTGGTGAGAAACAGGTTACAGAGCTTGCGGCACAACTTCGACTTTCCGCAAAACTGAAGGGAAAACAAAGAGAAGTAAAAGAAGCCTCCATACTTCGTCAATGTGAATGGGAATTTATTAAGGATACCGGGGAAGACGTTCAGGATTGTGATGCGATCCTTTCCATTGCATGTGGTATTGGTGTGCAGTATTTAGCTGAAAGATATCCCAAAATCAGGGTCTTCCCAGGCGTAAATACCACCTTTATGGGAGGTCCTACGAAGCAGGGCGTTTTTTGGGAACGGTGCGCAGGCTGCGGTGATTGCCTTATAGGTACAACCGGGGGGTTGTGCCCGGTAAGTCGATGCGCAAAGAGTTTACTGAATGGCCCCTGTGGGGGGTCTCAAAACGGAAAATGTGAGGTTTCGCAGGAAACTCCTTGTATCTGGCATAAAATATATGATCAGTTGGATACCCAACAGCTGCTGGCAACAATGGAAGATATTGTTCCTCCAAAGGATTGGAGTGCCGGTGCGGAAAACCATCCGCGGAAAATGGTTCTGGACCATCTCGTAATGAAAAAATAG
- a CDS encoding methylenetetrahydrofolate reductase, with the protein MENNPHTKSDSHLERILRSGQFAVTAELGPPRGADRSVIEKKAEMLKGYGDAFNITDCQTSVVRMSSIAAGRIVIDAGIEPIIQMTCRDRNRIAMQSDLLGAAALGAKNVLCLTGDHQKFGDHPMAKGVFDLDSIQLIQMVKVLRDDKKFQCGQELKDCEPRFFIGAAENPFADPFQFRAIRLAKKIAAGADFIQTQIIYNVEKFRKWMKIVVDMGLHEKTFILAGVAPLKSKGMARHMKHNVPGMDVPEKIIDRMTAAAEVKKGKEEGIKICLEVIEQVRGMKGVAGVHIMAVEWEEAVSEIVQRARLYPRPTL; encoded by the coding sequence ATGGAAAATAACCCTCATACAAAATCAGATAGTCATCTGGAAAGAATTCTGCGTAGCGGGCAGTTTGCGGTCACTGCAGAACTGGGTCCTCCACGGGGCGCCGATCGTTCTGTAATTGAAAAAAAGGCTGAAATGTTAAAAGGATACGGAGACGCCTTTAATATTACGGATTGCCAGACGTCGGTGGTAAGAATGTCAAGCATTGCTGCGGGTCGTATTGTAATAGATGCCGGAATAGAACCGATTATCCAGATGACCTGCAGGGATAGAAATCGAATTGCCATGCAGAGCGATCTTCTGGGGGCAGCGGCATTAGGCGCAAAAAACGTGTTATGCCTTACCGGCGACCATCAAAAATTTGGAGACCATCCGATGGCAAAAGGAGTCTTTGACTTGGACTCCATACAACTCATCCAGATGGTAAAGGTTTTGAGGGATGATAAAAAATTCCAGTGCGGACAGGAATTAAAGGATTGTGAGCCACGTTTTTTTATAGGCGCGGCGGAAAATCCGTTTGCGGACCCTTTTCAGTTTCGTGCCATAAGACTTGCAAAAAAGATTGCAGCCGGGGCGGATTTTATTCAGACCCAGATTATCTACAATGTAGAAAAGTTCAGAAAATGGATGAAAATCGTGGTTGATATGGGGCTTCATGAAAAAACGTTTATTCTTGCCGGTGTGGCTCCTCTTAAATCTAAAGGTATGGCCAGACATATGAAGCATAATGTGCCCGGGATGGATGTGCCTGAAAAAATTATTGATCGTATGACTGCTGCTGCCGAGGTAAAAAAGGGCAAGGAGGAGGGCATCAAGATATGCCTGGAGGTCATAGAACAGGTAAGAGGAATGAAGGGGGTTGCTGGCGTTCATATTATGGCCGTCGAATGGGAAGAGGCTGTTTCTGAGATTGTACAACGGGCCCGTTTATATCCCAGGCCGACTCTGTAA
- a CDS encoding Hsp20/alpha crystallin family protein yields the protein MNLINWDSLNPLDNLSHIQGEMSDLFDFLSSSHPATGYVGAEFPQIVVSITKENLIVRAELPGMCSADLGVEVVDDVLTIKGERKGATDLDIAYLRRERSSGTFARSVVLPEKVDTEKVTATYKNGVLMVTLPRSPETKPKRVAIQ from the coding sequence ATGAATCTTATAAACTGGGATTCTCTCAATCCCCTCGATAACCTTTCTCATATCCAGGGTGAGATGAGTGATTTGTTTGATTTTCTTAGTTCTTCTCACCCTGCAACTGGTTATGTCGGCGCAGAGTTTCCGCAAATTGTTGTATCGATTACTAAGGAGAACCTTATTGTTCGTGCGGAACTTCCTGGAATGTGCAGTGCTGATTTAGGTGTTGAAGTGGTTGATGACGTGTTAACTATTAAAGGAGAAAGAAAAGGCGCTACTGATCTTGATATTGCCTATTTGAGGAGAGAGAGGAGCTCCGGAACATTTGCCCGTTCAGTTGTATTACCGGAAAAAGTGGACACGGAAAAAGTTACCGCCACATACAAGAATGGTGTGTTAATGGTAACGCTTCCCAGGTCGCCGGAGACAAAACCAAAGCGGGTTGCTATACAATAA
- a CDS encoding ribbon-helix-helix domain-containing protein, translating to MRDIRMGTSHSNEKELVPFRFHKDLKQKLAHLSEATGRSQTFLAEEAIKQYCDLLVVAEDFYQK from the coding sequence ATGCGGGATATAAGAATGGGAACATCACACAGTAATGAAAAAGAGCTTGTGCCTTTTCGGTTTCATAAGGATTTAAAACAAAAGCTGGCGCACCTTTCAGAAGCGACAGGCCGATCGCAAACGTTTTTGGCGGAAGAGGCCATTAAACAATATTGCGATCTGCTCGTCGTTGCGGAAGATTTTTATCAAAAATAA
- a CDS encoding bifunctional folylpolyglutamate synthase/dihydrofolate synthase, whose translation MKTNNKNYFQIYEEAVSFLHNALDYEKLISYQYNASTFSLDRMEKFLAYVENPHKNFPSVHITGTKGKGSTAIMISTILENAGLTTGLFTSPHIIDLKERIQINHRHISEADFISCISILRPYIQQLQETEPKASPTFFEILTVIGMLYFKMRQVSMAVLEVGLGGRLDSTNVVIPQVSVITNIGLDHTSILGNTLSEIAYEKAGIIKKGVPVVSAVDKPAALSVIDKTCRAKDAKLYLLGKDILIEKAQNVEKDGTRGLLCTIQTWHQTYENIFLPVVGIHQAKNCALALGAMDILQEQGYLSIDEKIIRKALAQAHCPARIEVVSKKPLILLDFSHTAESMRFLKKTILENFVFHHLILVLGFSRDKDLNAILKEIVPVGDKIIVTQSKNPRAALPEDLCRSIEKINGIRPEILPGIQDAVIKAKRIASPEDLICITGSVYVAGEAKQALRLAL comes from the coding sequence GTGAAGACAAACAATAAAAATTATTTTCAAATCTATGAAGAGGCAGTGTCTTTTCTGCATAATGCCTTAGATTATGAAAAATTGATCAGTTATCAATACAACGCCTCAACTTTCAGTTTAGACAGAATGGAAAAATTTCTCGCCTATGTGGAAAATCCCCATAAAAATTTCCCATCTGTTCATATAACGGGCACAAAGGGAAAAGGCTCTACCGCCATCATGATTTCGACCATTCTGGAAAATGCCGGACTGACAACGGGACTTTTTACCTCCCCTCATATCATTGATCTGAAAGAACGCATTCAGATAAACCACCGGCATATATCTGAAGCGGATTTTATTTCTTGTATAAGTATTTTACGTCCTTATATCCAGCAATTACAAGAAACAGAGCCCAAAGCCTCCCCTACTTTTTTCGAGATTCTTACTGTTATAGGAATGCTCTATTTTAAGATGAGACAGGTATCAATGGCTGTTTTGGAAGTAGGCTTGGGTGGCCGTCTGGACTCCACAAATGTGGTAATACCACAGGTATCGGTTATTACCAATATAGGGCTTGACCATACGTCCATACTGGGAAACACCCTTTCAGAGATTGCCTACGAAAAAGCCGGCATTATTAAGAAGGGGGTCCCTGTTGTTTCTGCTGTAGATAAACCTGCCGCCCTTTCCGTAATCGACAAGACCTGCAGGGCAAAAGACGCAAAACTCTATCTTCTGGGAAAAGACATTTTAATCGAAAAGGCACAAAACGTGGAGAAAGACGGCACCAGGGGTTTATTGTGTACGATACAAACCTGGCATCAAACCTATGAAAATATTTTTCTGCCGGTAGTAGGTATTCACCAGGCCAAAAACTGTGCTCTGGCGCTCGGCGCGATGGATATTTTGCAGGAGCAGGGGTATCTTTCCATAGATGAAAAAATCATCCGGAAGGCGCTTGCCCAGGCACACTGCCCTGCAAGGATTGAGGTCGTCTCAAAAAAGCCTTTGATTTTACTGGATTTTTCTCATACGGCGGAATCCATGCGATTTCTTAAAAAAACCATTCTGGAAAATTTCGTATTTCATCACCTTATTCTTGTTCTTGGCTTTTCTCGGGATAAAGACCTGAATGCCATCCTAAAGGAAATTGTTCCGGTGGGAGATAAAATTATAGTGACTCAGAGCAAAAACCCACGCGCGGCCTTGCCAGAAGATTTGTGCCGGAGCATAGAAAAAATAAACGGTATACGCCCGGAAATACTACCAGGCATACAAGACGCGGTAATAAAAGCAAAACGCATTGCCTCTCCGGAAGATTTAATTTGTATTACCGGTTCGGTTTATGTGGCAGGAGAGGCCAAGCAGGCTTTACGGTTGGCCCTGTAA
- a CDS encoding FAD-dependent oxidoreductase, with the protein MAINYSCSKSKKSLNEEAPCVLACPIRQDARDYVQLIARGLFKEAFKLVRERNALPALCGRICTHPCETKCRRNSLDAPIAIAWLKRFLGDNYSEEIGKSSGEKYPERIAIIGAGPAGLAAANDLALLGYSCTIFESNAAPGGMLRMGVPMYRLPRRSIDKEVESIKKLGVEINYNTTLGVDITLDSLKKEGYVAIFISVGLSESRVLPIEGKDLEGVIKGIPFLREVNTTGKAKIGEKILVIGGGAVAMDCARTALRLKPRKVSIACLESRNEMPTTDFEIEETIHEGAILHNAVGPKRIIGENGKVTGLEILKVKSVFDEQNRFNPVFHEGSESIIEADTIILAIGQGSNLSFLKGQEAIQVTRGGTIVVDPLTFSASMQGVYAGGDIVLGRGTMTEAMAQGKKAAIAIHNSLRNTVLKDEKWEERPAVPDLVPSKKYFIKKEQKHDMPTMPVGKRLDTFDEVELGFPLDVAVKEAQRCMNCGAGAFVDDNLCVGCITCVRVCPYEIPKIRKGDTTAYIDGDCQSCGLCIVECPAKAISFKTKLEDRGVDSLKALFQDASVKDMKPLIVNFYCQYGSYSKNKNNAVDSVIEKHVKRVGVLGLGKVDPALYLNAFEWGADGVLITACKDDSCHFCKEHEWIEKRAEYTARLLHGLGMDSSRFKTCFLSFQTEEELQGIVAEMVKEVEGASFYS; encoded by the coding sequence ATGGCAATAAATTACTCTTGCTCAAAGTCAAAAAAAAGCCTTAATGAAGAGGCTCCGTGCGTTCTTGCCTGTCCGATACGACAGGATGCCCGTGATTATGTCCAGCTCATTGCCAGAGGGCTTTTTAAGGAAGCATTCAAACTGGTAAGAGAACGAAACGCGCTTCCTGCATTGTGCGGCAGGATCTGTACGCATCCCTGCGAAACAAAATGTCGAAGGAACAGCCTGGATGCCCCAATCGCAATAGCATGGCTCAAACGATTTCTCGGAGACAACTATTCAGAGGAAATCGGGAAATCTTCCGGTGAAAAATACCCGGAAAGGATTGCCATTATTGGCGCCGGCCCTGCAGGACTTGCCGCGGCAAACGATCTGGCGCTTTTAGGGTATTCATGTACAATCTTTGAATCAAATGCTGCTCCGGGTGGTATGCTCAGAATGGGAGTGCCAATGTACCGGTTGCCGAGAAGGTCCATAGATAAAGAAGTAGAATCAATAAAAAAGTTAGGTGTCGAAATTAATTATAATACGACGTTGGGCGTTGACATTACCCTCGACAGTTTGAAAAAAGAAGGGTATGTGGCTATTTTCATCAGCGTGGGATTATCCGAAAGCCGTGTTTTACCTATTGAGGGAAAGGACCTTGAGGGAGTCATCAAGGGTATTCCCTTTTTGCGAGAGGTAAATACGACAGGAAAAGCAAAGATCGGGGAAAAAATACTGGTGATCGGTGGGGGAGCCGTCGCTATGGATTGTGCCAGAACAGCGTTACGCCTTAAACCGCGAAAGGTGTCCATTGCCTGTCTGGAATCCCGAAATGAGATGCCAACAACTGATTTTGAAATCGAGGAAACAATTCACGAGGGAGCGATACTGCACAATGCGGTTGGTCCCAAAAGGATAATCGGAGAGAATGGGAAAGTGACAGGGCTTGAAATACTGAAGGTGAAATCTGTTTTTGACGAACAGAATCGCTTTAACCCCGTGTTTCATGAAGGTTCTGAATCTATTATAGAGGCGGACACCATTATCCTCGCAATAGGACAGGGATCCAATCTTTCCTTTTTAAAAGGACAGGAAGCGATTCAGGTTACGCGAGGCGGCACAATTGTTGTCGATCCGCTTACCTTCAGCGCCTCCATGCAGGGTGTCTATGCGGGCGGAGACATTGTCCTTGGTCGTGGAACAATGACGGAAGCCATGGCACAGGGGAAAAAAGCCGCGATCGCAATCCATAATTCCCTGAGAAATACCGTGTTAAAGGATGAGAAATGGGAGGAAAGACCGGCAGTGCCCGATCTTGTTCCTTCAAAAAAGTACTTTATTAAAAAGGAACAAAAACATGATATGCCTACCATGCCTGTGGGGAAAAGATTGGATACCTTTGATGAGGTTGAATTGGGATTTCCACTGGATGTTGCGGTTAAAGAGGCACAGAGGTGCATGAATTGTGGCGCCGGCGCTTTTGTGGATGACAATTTGTGCGTGGGCTGCATTACCTGTGTAAGGGTCTGTCCATATGAAATCCCCAAGATAAGGAAAGGGGATACAACGGCTTATATAGACGGAGATTGCCAATCCTGCGGTTTATGTATTGTAGAATGCCCGGCAAAGGCAATCAGCTTCAAAACAAAGCTGGAAGATCGTGGTGTGGATTCCTTAAAGGCGCTGTTTCAGGACGCATCTGTCAAAGACATGAAACCATTGATTGTAAACTTTTATTGTCAATATGGCTCATATAGTAAAAATAAAAACAACGCGGTAGACAGTGTAATAGAGAAACATGTGAAACGGGTTGGTGTATTAGGACTGGGAAAGGTAGATCCCGCTCTCTATCTGAACGCCTTCGAATGGGGAGCAGATGGGGTATTAATCACCGCTTGCAAGGATGATAGTTGCCACTTTTGTAAGGAGCATGAGTGGATTGAAAAACGTGCGGAGTATACCGCACGTCTTTTGCATGGATTAGGAATGGATTCCAGTCGATTTAAGACTTGTTTCCTCTCATTTCAAACAGAAGAAGAACTTCAAGGGATCGTTGCGGAAATGGTAAAAGAGGTGGAAGGAGCCTCCTTTTATTCATAA
- a CDS encoding c-type cytochrome, with product MKKIGSYLFPCLLTVSSLYCLSADSSSAYGKEGESVNAKKIFEYKCKTCHGSDGKGTKRGQALKSQDLSDPEWQASRTDKEILETITNGKNKMPAWKERLTPEEIEALAKYVRKLKAK from the coding sequence GTGAAAAAAATCGGGAGCTACCTGTTTCCCTGTCTTTTGACCGTTTCTTCCCTGTATTGTTTGTCTGCCGACAGTTCCTCTGCTTATGGTAAAGAGGGTGAATCAGTTAATGCAAAAAAGATCTTTGAGTATAAGTGCAAAACTTGTCATGGCAGCGATGGAAAGGGCACAAAAAGGGGGCAGGCATTGAAATCTCAAGACCTATCTGATCCTGAATGGCAGGCGTCGAGGACCGACAAGGAAATCCTGGAAACGATAACCAATGGTAAAAACAAGATGCCTGCATGGAAAGAGAGGTTGACACCTGAAGAAATAGAAGCGCTCGCAAAATATGTTCGAAAACTGAAAGCAAAATAA
- a CDS encoding Hsp20/alpha crystallin family protein: MEKKEHPVVKKRKIAPDKCVVTGKGDWYFPLSDIYETPENFTIVIDMPGVDTEHIAIDLRENELIVNGEISFDAYTDEKVILNEYNVGHYHRHFVISDAINRNKVEAKMKDGVLTLNLPKAEHIKPRKIEVKEA; encoded by the coding sequence ATGGAAAAAAAAGAACATCCTGTCGTTAAAAAAAGGAAGATTGCACCTGATAAATGTGTTGTAACGGGAAAAGGAGATTGGTACTTTCCGCTTTCAGATATTTATGAAACACCTGAGAATTTTACCATAGTAATTGATATGCCGGGTGTAGATACGGAACATATTGCCATTGATTTACGAGAAAATGAGTTAATCGTGAATGGTGAAATCTCATTTGATGCATATACGGATGAAAAAGTAATCTTGAATGAGTATAATGTGGGACATTACCATAGACACTTTGTAATATCAGATGCAATTAACAGGAATAAGGTGGAAGCAAAGATGAAAGACGGTGTCTTAACTCTCAACCTGCCAAAGGCTGAACACATAAAACCAAGAAAAATAGAAGTAAAAGAGGCATAA
- a CDS encoding secondary thiamine-phosphate synthase enzyme YjbQ, producing the protein MKFLTEYITFTTKKHRELVNITKDVQKALQKSCIHEGMILVSAMHITAGVFINDAESGLYQDIEEWLQKLAPEGPDYYHHRTGEVNGDAHLKNLLVGHQVIVPVTEGYLDLGPWQQIFYAEFDGQRPKRLIIKVMGE; encoded by the coding sequence GTGAAATTTTTAACGGAATATATAACCTTTACGACAAAGAAGCATCGGGAACTGGTAAACATCACGAAAGATGTGCAGAAGGCCCTCCAAAAGAGTTGTATTCATGAGGGAATGATCCTGGTTTCAGCTATGCATATAACTGCGGGGGTATTCATTAACGATGCGGAATCGGGACTGTATCAGGATATTGAAGAGTGGCTGCAAAAACTGGCGCCGGAAGGCCCCGATTACTATCACCATAGGACAGGAGAAGTAAACGGGGATGCGCACCTCAAAAACCTCCTCGTGGGGCACCAGGTGATTGTCCCTGTAACGGAAGGATATCTGGACCTGGGTCCATGGCAACAAATATTCTACGCGGAGTTTGACGGGCAACGTCCAAAGAGATTGATTATAAAAGTAATGGGAGAATAA
- the aroB gene encoding 3-dehydroquinate synthase codes for MRTFAIALLFEKTTSFYRIKIKTRMQIIPINLSSNGYSIYISRGLLNTFGEILVQETGPCKTLLITDKNMESLYGRIVTDSLVRNKFDVRSISLMPGEEQKTIETALTLYDACFDHRLDRGSLVVALGGGVVGDISGYIAATFMRGIPFVQIPTSLLAQVDSSIGGKVAVNHPKGKNMIGSFYQPRAVFIDTNTLLTLPEVEFVAGLVEIIKYGVIKDIKLFEFLEKSLHEILQLSYNALLKIITASCQIKATIVEEDEKEKHLRAILNYGHTIGHAIETLTSYKKYRHGEAVAIGMLYASKIAVEMGLADSVVLERQYSLLERLKLPLKMDLASDDIIKTLYSDKKTIAGKLRFILPKQIGEVIISDNVTEAVLSRVLSTRF; via the coding sequence ATGAGGACGTTTGCGATAGCGCTTTTATTTGAGAAGACCACTTCTTTTTACCGGATAAAAATTAAAACTCGTATGCAAATTATACCCATTAATCTTTCCAGCAATGGTTACAGTATTTATATTAGCCGGGGGCTTCTCAACACATTTGGAGAGATCCTGGTTCAAGAAACAGGGCCCTGTAAGACCCTTTTGATTACTGACAAAAACATGGAATCTCTTTACGGCCGTATTGTAACGGATAGTCTCGTCCGGAACAAGTTCGATGTGCGGAGTATCTCTCTCATGCCGGGAGAAGAACAAAAAACGATAGAAACAGCATTGACGCTTTACGATGCCTGCTTTGATCATAGACTGGACAGAGGTTCCCTTGTGGTCGCATTGGGAGGAGGTGTCGTTGGTGATATCAGTGGTTATATTGCCGCAACCTTCATGCGAGGTATCCCCTTTGTTCAAATACCAACCTCACTTCTTGCGCAGGTCGACAGCAGCATAGGAGGCAAGGTGGCGGTAAACCATCCGAAGGGTAAAAACATGATCGGTAGTTTTTATCAGCCCCGCGCTGTTTTTATTGATACAAATACGCTTTTAACACTGCCGGAAGTAGAATTTGTGGCCGGACTGGTAGAGATTATAAAATATGGTGTTATTAAGGATATAAAATTATTTGAATTTTTGGAAAAGTCACTCCATGAAATTCTTCAATTGAGCTATAATGCCTTATTGAAAATTATTACTGCCTCGTGTCAGATTAAGGCTACTATTGTGGAAGAGGATGAAAAAGAAAAGCATTTGCGTGCCATTTTAAATTATGGCCATACTATTGGGCATGCCATAGAGACCCTTACTAGCTATAAAAAATACAGGCATGGGGAAGCGGTTGCCATTGGAATGCTCTATGCTTCGAAAATAGCTGTTGAAATGGGACTCGCCGATAGCGTCGTCCTGGAAAGGCAATATTCGCTGCTGGAAAGGTTGAAACTGCCACTCAAGATGGATCTGGCTTCCGATGATATTATAAAAACATTGTATTCAGACAAAAAAACCATTGCCGGTAAACTTCGTTTCATCCTCCCAAAACAAATTGGAGAAGTTATAATATCCGATAACGTAACGGAAGCGGTGTTATCTCGCGTTTTAAGCACTCGCTTCTGA
- the dprA gene encoding DNA-processing protein DprA codes for MTEFEAILRLHMTKGLGIRTYQTLLERFGTPEAILHASKTKLEALSGIGPKLAYAITEESKNIDIEGEIKLAGKNNVQIIPYTSDRYPKHLNAIYDPPLILYVKGAIRETDLVALAIVGSRRCSYYGLSQAERFSRLLVQKGFCIVSGMARGIDTAAHQGAISSKGRTIAVLGSGLGTIYPRENIELSEQIALHGALVSEFPMNTPPDFRNFPPRNRLISGLSLGVVVIESSLKSGSLITARWALEQGKEVFAMPGNIDSLYSRGTHKLIKEGAKLVEDVADIIQELGPMAEILDDGDIPVENDPRNLSLNSHEKKIFSLLSCSPKYIDEIIQDACLPTSVVSSTLMILEIKKMAKQLSGKRFVKA; via the coding sequence TTGACGGAATTTGAAGCGATCTTGCGGCTGCACATGACAAAGGGGCTTGGTATAAGAACATACCAGACTCTCCTTGAAAGGTTTGGGACCCCGGAAGCTATCCTCCACGCATCAAAAACAAAGCTGGAAGCTCTCTCTGGCATTGGTCCTAAACTTGCGTATGCGATCACTGAAGAATCAAAAAACATTGATATTGAAGGAGAAATCAAACTTGCCGGTAAAAACAACGTTCAAATCATTCCTTATACAAGTGATCGATATCCAAAGCATCTTAACGCGATCTATGATCCTCCGTTAATCCTTTATGTTAAGGGTGCTATTCGTGAAACGGATCTTGTCGCTTTAGCTATTGTCGGTTCGCGGCGCTGCTCCTATTACGGGCTGTCACAGGCAGAACGTTTTAGCCGCCTTCTTGTACAAAAGGGTTTTTGTATTGTGAGCGGTATGGCTCGGGGGATTGATACTGCAGCTCATCAGGGTGCGATAAGTTCCAAGGGCCGTACTATTGCTGTGCTCGGCAGCGGTTTGGGAACCATATACCCCAGGGAAAATATTGAATTATCGGAACAGATAGCACTTCACGGCGCCTTAGTTTCCGAATTTCCTATGAATACCCCTCCGGATTTTCGCAATTTTCCGCCAAGAAACAGGTTAATAAGTGGTTTATCCTTGGGTGTCGTAGTTATTGAATCCTCGTTAAAAAGCGGTTCTTTAATAACTGCAAGATGGGCCCTTGAACAGGGTAAAGAAGTTTTTGCAATGCCGGGTAATATTGACAGTCTTTACAGTAGAGGTACGCACAAATTGATTAAGGAGGGCGCGAAACTGGTAGAGGATGTCGCAGATATTATCCAGGAGCTTGGACCAATGGCGGAGATACTGGATGACGGAGATATCCCGGTTGAAAACGACCCGAGAAATTTATCCCTGAATTCCCATGAAAAAAAGATCTTCTCTCTCCTGTCATGTTCCCCTAAATATATCGATGAAATTATACAGGACGCATGCCTTCCCACATCTGTCGTCTCAAGTACCTTGATGATTCTTGAAATCAAAAAAATGGCGAAACAGCTTTCTGGAAAAAGATTTGTAAAGGCATAG